GACTGGCTGGACCTCGGTGACCTGAAGTTCGCGCTGCTCGGGGCGGGTGCCGAGATGGGTCCGCTGAGGGCGCTGCTCGGCTGGGGCGCCACGGTGCTGGCGATCGACCTGCCGCTGGACGAGCTGTGGGAGCGGATCGGCGCGGTGGTGGCCGGGTCGGCGGGCCGGTTGCTGGCGCCGTCGGCCGACGAGGGTGCGGCGCCGGGCGCGGACCTGCGGGCCGCCCTGCCCGCGATCGCGCAGTGGCTGCTCGGCTTCGACGGGCAGCTGGTGCTCGGGAACTACGGGTACGCGCCGGGCACCGCGTACCCGATCCTGGCGGCCGCGGTCGACGCCCTGTCGGTGCACATCCGGCAGCAGCGGCCGGACACCGCCCTGACCGTGCTGGCCACCCCGACCGACGTCTACGCGGTCCCGGCCGCGGCCGTCCGCCAGGCGACCGAGCGGTACGCGGCGCGCAGCCGCCGGGCCCGGCTGACCACCCCGCTCTCCGGCGGACGGCTGCTGCTGCCCAACTATCCGGTGCCGGCCGAGCCGGGGATCAACGACAGCCTGGTCCCGCAGCAGGGGCCGAACTACGCCCTGGCGAAACGGATCCACCGCTGGCGGGCGACGGTGGCGCGGCGGGACGGGCTGGTCAGCTTCGCGGTGGCGCCGCCGACCCGGACCCGGTCGGTGCTGCGCAACCGGGTGCTCAAGGCGGCGTACGCCGGCGCGCACCTGTTCGACGTCGAGGTGTTCGAGCCGGCCACGGCGAGCAAGCTGATGGCCGTGTTGATGATTCACCAGCTGCGGAAGCCACGCGCGGCGGATCCGGCGGCGTGGCGGGACGAGACGGTCGCGGCAGCGCACGGTGGCCTGTGGCGGGCCGCCTACCACCCACGGACGGCGCTGCCGCTGGCCGCGGTGCGCGGGCTTCTGTAACAGACCGTGGTTAGGCTCGGACGATGATCACGGCCGGTCTGGTGCTCGCCGCCGGGGCGGGACGGCGTTACGGGATGCCCAAGGCGCTGGTTCCGTACGGGAAGCAGATGTTGGTCGAACGCGCGGTCGAGACCCTCGGGCGGGCCGGCTGTGAGCGGATCCTCGTGGTTCTCGGCGCTCGCGCCGAGGAGGTCGTCCGGAAAGCGGACCTGCCGCAGGTCGTGGTCAACCCGGATTGGGCGAGCGGCATGGGGTCGTCGCTGCGGGCCGGGCTGGCCGCGCTGAGCGGGGAGGACGCGGTCGTGGTGCTGCTGGTCGACATGCCCGGGGTGACGGCCGAGGCGGTGCGCCGGGTGACCGCGCACGCGGCGCCGGACGCGCTGGTCATGGGTGGTTATCAGGGGCGGCGGGGGCACCCGGTGCTGCTCGGGCGCGAGCATTGGCAGGGTGCGGCGGCGGTCGCGACGGGAGATCGGGGCGCGCGGGATTACCTGCGCGCGCACGAGGTACTGGTGGTCGAGGTCGGCGACATCGCCGACGACACCGACCTGGACCACCCGGGAGACCTCGATGCGTGACGTGCTCGCCGACCTGCTGCGCTGGTGGTCCGCGGGAGAGCCGGCCGGGCTGGCGATCGTGACCCGGACCTGGGCGAGCGCGCCGCGGCAGGTGGGCGCGGCGATGGCGGTCGGGCCCGACGGGGTGGCGGTCGGCAGCGTGTCGGGCGGGTGCGTGGAGGCGGCCGTCTACGACCTGTGCCTGGAGGTCGCCGAGACCGGATTGTCGCAAGTGGCGAGTTTCGGGGTGACCGACGATCTGGCGATGGGCGTCGGGCTGCCCTGCGGTGGCACCGTCGAGCTGTCCATCGGGCGCGTGGACAGGCGGACGTTTCCCGACCTACCGCGTCTGGCCGACGCGGTGGAACGGGGCGAGCGCATCGCGCTCAGTATCGGCGAGGGCTACGTCGTGGGCGACACCGGCGAGATCGTTTTCCGGCCGCCACCGAGAATGCTGGTCTTCGGCGCCACCGACCACGCCGCGGCGGTCGCCCGGATCGGCGGCTTCCTCGGTTACCGGGTGACGGTCTGTGACGCCCGCCCGGTCTTCGCCACCGCCCGCCGCTTCCCCGGCGCGGACGAGGTGGTGGTCGACTGGCCGCACCGCTATCTGGCCGCCGAGGCGGAGGCCGGCCGCCTCGACGACCGGACCGTGCTCTGCGTGCTCACCCACGACCCGAAGTTCGACGTGCCGACGCTGGAGCTGGCGTTGCGCCTGGACGTCGGGTACGTCGGGGCGATGGGCTCCCGGCGCACCCACGAGGAGCGTCTGGATCGGCTGCGCGAGGCCGGCCTGACCGGGCGGGAGCTGGCCCGGCTCTGCTCGCCGATCGGCCTGGACCTGGGCGCGCGCAGCCCGGAGGAGACGGCGGTGAGCATCGCCGCGGAGATCGTCGCGCTCCGCCACGGCGGCTCCGGGGACCGGTTGTCGGACACCACCGGGCCGGTGCACAAGAAGCTCGGCGAGGCCACGTCACCTACAAGTGATCGGCCAGCTCCCGCAGTGAGCTGATGCGGTGCGGTTCGTCCATCGGTCCGGCGCCCCACCGGTCCAGGTGAACCGCCCGCAGCCCGGCCGCCCGCGCGGCCAGCACGTCCAGATCGTGCCGGTCCCCCACACTGAGCACCTCCCCGGGCCTCAGTCCCCAGCGGGCGACCGCCCCGCTGAACGCGCCCGGATCGGGCTTGGCCGTCCCCAGATCGTCGGGAGTCCACACGGGCCCGAGATCGGCCAGGCCCATCCGGGCGAGTTTCGCTTTCTGCTGTGCCGCGGAACCGTTGGTGAGCACCGCGATCCGCAGGCCGGCGCGGTCCACGGCGGCCAGGGCGTCGGCCGCGTCGTCGTAGGACCGATAGGCGTTCTGGTACTCCGTGAGATAGCCGCGGAAAATGTCGTCGAGGGTGGCCTGGTCGTACGAAAATCCGAAATCGCGCAGGCGGCGCCGGCGCTGTTCCGCGAAGTCGATCTCGCGCCGCCGCCAGGCGGCCAGATGCTTCTCGGCGACCGTGTGCCAGTGCTCGACGGTCTCCGGGTCCGCGGTCATGCCGACCGTCGGCAGCCAGGCGGTCAGCGCCGTGTGCACCGAGGTGTCGTGGTCACCGAGCGTGCCGTCCAGATCGAAGAGAACCCCGCGCAGCATCACACCGTCCTTGATCGCAGCCTGCGCAGCA
Above is a genomic segment from Actinoplanes ianthinogenes containing:
- a CDS encoding nucleotidyltransferase family protein — protein: MITAGLVLAAGAGRRYGMPKALVPYGKQMLVERAVETLGRAGCERILVVLGARAEEVVRKADLPQVVVNPDWASGMGSSLRAGLAALSGEDAVVVLLVDMPGVTAEAVRRVTAHAAPDALVMGGYQGRRGHPVLLGREHWQGAAAVATGDRGARDYLRAHEVLVVEVGDIADDTDLDHPGDLDA
- a CDS encoding XdhC family protein translates to MRDVLADLLRWWSAGEPAGLAIVTRTWASAPRQVGAAMAVGPDGVAVGSVSGGCVEAAVYDLCLEVAETGLSQVASFGVTDDLAMGVGLPCGGTVELSIGRVDRRTFPDLPRLADAVERGERIALSIGEGYVVGDTGEIVFRPPPRMLVFGATDHAAAVARIGGFLGYRVTVCDARPVFATARRFPGADEVVVDWPHRYLAAEAEAGRLDDRTVLCVLTHDPKFDVPTLELALRLDVGYVGAMGSRRTHEERLDRLREAGLTGRELARLCSPIGLDLGARSPEETAVSIAAEIVALRHGGSGDRLSDTTGPVHKKLGEATSPTSDRPAPAVS
- a CDS encoding HAD family hydrolase → MLRGVLFDLDGTLGDHDTSVHTALTAWLPTVGMTADPETVEHWHTVAEKHLAAWRRREIDFAEQRRRRLRDFGFSYDQATLDDIFRGYLTEYQNAYRSYDDAADALAAVDRAGLRIAVLTNGSAAQQKAKLARMGLADLGPVWTPDDLGTAKPDPGAFSGAVARWGLRPGEVLSVGDRHDLDVLAARAAGLRAVHLDRWGAGPMDEPHRISSLRELADHL